In Nitratidesulfovibrio sp., the following are encoded in one genomic region:
- a CDS encoding aspartate ammonia-lyase, with protein sequence MEYRIERDSLGERKVPVHAYYGVQTLRALENFDVTGLTIGRHPLFVQALASVKKAAALANMELGLLDADVGRAIVQACREVREGRFDEQFVVDIIQGGAGTSVNMNANEVIANRALELMGRARGEYGVVSPLNHVNLSQSTNDVYPTALRIALVWYARDLGTSLRELRDAFHAKGEAFADVIKMARTQLQDAVPITLGAEFAAYGVTVGEDTERLIEVARLLCEVNIGATAVGTGINTVPGYAALVCDRLADITGLALSLSPNLVEATSDAGAYVTLSGLLKRVAVKLSKICNDLRLLSSGPFTGLGEISLPAVQPGSSIMPGKVNPVIPELVNQVCQQVIGNDLTVTLAAEAGQLELNVFGPIMACNLFQSLEILTRAARILRVRCVEGITANRERCLELLHGSLGMVTALAPVIGYEAAASVVKDARATGRTPRDLLVERGLMRPEEYDDLMDPAKMLGPRDVRGHRNGTVRRETPEKGTAVQGTGPDEGGACPVC encoded by the coding sequence ATGGAATACCGCATCGAGCGCGACAGTCTTGGTGAGCGCAAGGTACCCGTCCACGCCTACTACGGCGTGCAGACCCTGCGGGCGCTGGAGAATTTCGACGTTACCGGGCTGACCATCGGCCGCCACCCGCTCTTCGTGCAGGCGCTGGCATCGGTGAAGAAGGCCGCCGCCCTGGCCAACATGGAACTGGGCCTGCTGGACGCTGATGTGGGCCGGGCCATCGTGCAGGCCTGCCGCGAGGTGCGCGAGGGCCGCTTTGACGAGCAGTTCGTGGTGGACATCATCCAGGGCGGTGCGGGCACCTCGGTGAACATGAACGCCAACGAGGTCATCGCCAATCGCGCACTGGAGCTGATGGGCCGGGCGCGCGGCGAATACGGCGTGGTCAGTCCGCTGAACCACGTCAACCTCTCGCAGTCCACCAACGACGTGTATCCCACGGCCTTGCGCATCGCACTGGTGTGGTATGCGCGCGACCTGGGCACCTCGCTGCGCGAACTGCGCGACGCCTTCCACGCCAAGGGCGAGGCCTTCGCCGACGTCATCAAGATGGCCCGCACCCAGTTGCAGGACGCCGTGCCCATCACCCTGGGCGCTGAATTCGCGGCCTACGGGGTGACCGTGGGCGAGGATACCGAGCGCCTGATCGAGGTGGCCCGCCTGCTGTGCGAGGTGAACATCGGCGCCACGGCAGTGGGCACGGGCATCAACACCGTGCCCGGCTACGCGGCCCTGGTCTGCGACCGATTGGCGGACATCACCGGGCTGGCGCTTTCGCTGTCGCCCAATCTGGTGGAGGCCACCAGCGACGCCGGGGCCTACGTTACCCTTTCGGGGCTGCTCAAGCGCGTGGCGGTGAAGCTTTCCAAGATCTGCAACGACCTGCGCCTGCTCTCGTCCGGGCCGTTCACGGGCCTTGGCGAAATATCCCTGCCCGCCGTGCAGCCGGGGTCCAGCATCATGCCCGGCAAGGTCAACCCGGTGATTCCGGAACTGGTCAACCAGGTCTGCCAGCAGGTCATCGGCAACGATCTTACCGTGACCCTGGCGGCAGAGGCAGGGCAACTGGAACTGAACGTATTTGGCCCCATCATGGCCTGCAACCTGTTCCAGTCGCTGGAAATCCTGACGCGTGCGGCGCGTATCCTTCGGGTGCGCTGCGTGGAGGGCATCACCGCCAACCGTGAGCGTTGCCTGGAACTGCTGCACGGCTCGCTGGGCATGGTCACGGCGCTGGCCCCGGTCATCGGCTACGAGGCGGCGGCCAGCGTGGTCAAGGACGCCCGCGCCACCGGCCGCACCCCGCGTGACCTGCTGGTTGAACGCGGCCTGATGCGGCCCGAGGAATACGACGACCTGATGGACCCGGCCAAGATGCTGGGTCCGCGCGACGTGCGCGGGCACCGCAACGGCACTGTGCGGCGAGAAACGCCGGAGAAGGGCACGGCGGTGCAAGGCACCGGGCCGGATGAGGGGGGGGCATGCCCCGTATGCTGA
- a CDS encoding cyclase family protein yields the protein MPRMLSFARLADLAHPIGSGMPRWPGDPPVTFLDVASREEDGYDLRAFAMGEHSGTHVNAPLSFLPGGADVRAAAPWPLLLPLAVLDLCGKAAVDPGACCTPDDILAWESAHGRVPRGCLFVCNTGWHRLWSDPDRFMGVQWGALRAGPGAAPPMQFPSFTPDGVRLLVHERGAGGIGIDTHGVDAPDDGEFLCNRAALAAGAVVVECLAALDGLPATGAHVLLAPLGLCGGTGAPVAVTAFVP from the coding sequence ATGCCCCGTATGCTGAGCTTTGCCCGCCTGGCGGACCTTGCGCACCCCATCGGCAGCGGCATGCCGCGTTGGCCCGGCGACCCGCCGGTAACCTTTCTGGACGTGGCCAGCCGCGAAGAGGACGGCTACGACCTGCGCGCCTTCGCCATGGGCGAGCACAGCGGCACCCATGTCAACGCGCCGCTGTCCTTCCTGCCCGGCGGGGCGGACGTACGCGCGGCGGCACCGTGGCCGCTGCTGCTGCCGCTGGCCGTGCTGGACCTGTGCGGCAAGGCGGCGGTGGACCCCGGCGCGTGCTGCACCCCGGACGACATACTGGCCTGGGAATCTGCCCATGGCCGCGTTCCGCGTGGTTGCCTGTTCGTGTGCAACACCGGCTGGCATCGCCTGTGGTCCGACCCGGACCGGTTCATGGGCGTGCAGTGGGGCGCGCTGCGCGCCGGGCCGGGCGCCGCGCCGCCCATGCAGTTTCCCTCGTTCACGCCCGATGGGGTGCGCCTGCTGGTGCACGAGCGCGGCGCGGGGGGAATCGGCATCGATACGCACGGCGTGGATGCCCCGGACGACGGGGAGTTCCTGTGCAATCGCGCGGCCCTGGCCGCAGGGGCCGTGGTGGTGGAGTGCCTGGCCGCGCTTGACGGGCTGCCCGCCACCGGGGCGCATGTGCTGCTGGCCCCGCTGGGGCTGTGCGGCGGCACTGGTGCGCCAGTGGCCGTTACGGCGTTTGTGCCGTAA
- the dapA gene encoding 4-hydroxy-tetrahydrodipicolinate synthase has product MQFQGAFTALVTPFRNGEVDEERYRALVEWQIEQGINGLVPCGTTGESATLTHQEHKDVIRICVEQVRGRVPVLAGAGSNNTREAVELTRYAKQAGADGALLITPYYNKPTQEGLYQHFKAIAAEVPMPFIVYNVPSRTGINLCPETLARMKRDIPEVIGVKEATGNLIQVSEIIEYCGADFQVLSGDDFTVLPLLAVGGCGVISVSSNVVPAKMSELCRAFFAGDLATARRVHYEIASINRAMFLETNPIPVKTALSMMGKIELELRLPMVPLQPANQSRLRDILSAAGIV; this is encoded by the coding sequence ATGCAGTTTCAAGGCGCTTTCACCGCTCTCGTCACGCCGTTCCGCAACGGCGAGGTGGACGAGGAACGCTATCGCGCGCTGGTCGAATGGCAGATAGAACAGGGCATCAACGGCCTTGTCCCCTGCGGCACCACCGGCGAATCGGCAACGCTCACCCATCAGGAACACAAGGACGTCATCCGCATCTGCGTCGAGCAGGTCAGGGGCCGCGTGCCCGTGCTGGCAGGCGCCGGTTCCAACAACACCCGCGAGGCGGTGGAGCTTACCCGCTACGCCAAGCAGGCCGGGGCCGACGGCGCGCTGCTGATCACCCCGTACTACAACAAGCCCACCCAGGAAGGGTTGTACCAGCACTTCAAGGCCATTGCCGCCGAAGTGCCCATGCCCTTCATCGTGTACAACGTGCCCAGCCGTACCGGCATCAACCTGTGCCCGGAAACCCTGGCCCGCATGAAGCGCGACATTCCCGAAGTCATCGGGGTCAAGGAAGCCACCGGCAACCTGATCCAGGTTTCGGAAATCATCGAATACTGCGGCGCCGACTTCCAGGTGCTGTCGGGCGACGACTTCACGGTGCTGCCCCTGCTGGCCGTGGGCGGCTGCGGGGTCATCTCGGTGAGTTCCAACGTGGTGCCCGCCAAGATGTCCGAGCTGTGCCGCGCCTTCTTCGCGGGCGACCTGGCCACCGCGCGCCGGGTGCATTACGAGATCGCGTCCATCAACCGCGCCATGTTCCTGGAAACAAATCCCATCCCGGTCAAGACGGCCCTGTCCATGATGGGCAAGATCGAGCTGGAGCTGCGTCTGCCCATGGTGCCGTTGCAGCCCGCCAACCAGTCGCGCCTGCGCGACATCCTGTCGGCGGCGGGCATCGTCTAG
- a CDS encoding methyl-accepting chemotaxis protein — protein sequence MRFKSISTQITVLTGGLVVFFMCAFVFIASKTAYDGTLRSETANMAQVGQQIEKVAEDFVTSNLTAVRGLTQQKALASGVLYGSASLVMKDQLQQTLKGNPHYAAIYAFDAAGKVLYGYTEDGQDISGKPLDMPDVLAATAAGKEFIGTTPFKGSKGDVLFTMAAPVLNVMGQSGGGIALTLNWSSFSARFVESVKFGEHGYPFLLDGSGRFLSHPSKALLLTDASKYDFTRAVLAQQTTQIEYPWEGKTKILVSRTMPITGWKICSSAYEDDLAAVARQQRMLLAVTGLVAIVALTGSIVLLTRRLILGPMNRIRLFAGQVAQGDLRAVMDGTYRFELDELATSIRTMVADLKEKLGFSQSVLEAMVVPVLIVDREERTVFTNKACMDMLEIDTDPKAQYGRTLAEVFYNEPGRKTAVGRAMNEKTSIKNLEVIITGHKGGKVDVLANVTYLQDLDGNIIGGFCLYIDTTEMKRQAAIIAQQNERIARASAEADEVASQLAAASEQLSAQIEQSARGSDIQRERTAEAATAMEQMNASVLEVARNAGGAAEMAEKAKTRAQDGAEVVDGSVRTIQHAHDLASHLKADMAELGTQAQGIGQVLNVIADIADQTNLLALNAAIEAARAGDAGRGFAVVADEVRKLAEKTMTATNEVGSAIRGIQESARKNIDNTEKATAAIEEGTGMARRSGDVLREIVGLVESTADQVRSIATASEQQSAASEEINRSTDEITRIAAETAEAMRHSSQAVEDVSRLASDLKRVIGDMRS from the coding sequence ATGCGTTTCAAGAGCATCTCCACGCAGATCACCGTCCTTACCGGCGGGCTGGTCGTCTTCTTCATGTGCGCGTTCGTGTTCATTGCGTCCAAAACCGCCTATGACGGCACCCTGCGGAGCGAAACCGCCAACATGGCCCAGGTGGGGCAGCAGATCGAAAAGGTGGCGGAAGATTTCGTCACCAGCAACCTCACCGCCGTGCGCGGGCTGACCCAGCAGAAGGCGCTGGCCAGCGGGGTGCTGTACGGCAGCGCGAGCCTGGTCATGAAGGACCAGTTGCAGCAGACCCTGAAGGGCAACCCGCACTATGCAGCCATCTACGCGTTCGACGCCGCAGGCAAGGTGCTCTACGGGTATACCGAGGACGGGCAGGACATTTCCGGCAAGCCGCTGGACATGCCAGACGTGCTCGCCGCCACCGCCGCAGGCAAGGAATTCATTGGCACTACGCCGTTCAAGGGGTCCAAGGGGGATGTGCTGTTCACCATGGCGGCCCCAGTGCTCAATGTCATGGGTCAGTCGGGCGGTGGTATCGCGCTCACTCTCAACTGGAGCAGCTTCAGTGCCCGTTTCGTGGAAAGCGTGAAGTTCGGCGAGCACGGCTACCCCTTCTTGCTTGACGGCAGCGGTCGGTTCCTCTCGCACCCCAGCAAGGCCCTGTTGCTGACCGATGCGAGCAAGTACGACTTCACCCGCGCAGTCCTGGCGCAGCAGACGACGCAGATAGAATACCCGTGGGAGGGCAAGACGAAAATTCTTGTCAGCCGCACCATGCCCATAACGGGCTGGAAAATATGTTCTTCCGCGTACGAGGATGACCTGGCCGCAGTAGCGCGCCAGCAGCGCATGCTGCTGGCGGTGACCGGGTTGGTGGCCATCGTGGCCCTTACCGGCTCCATCGTGCTGCTCACCCGGCGTCTCATTCTCGGTCCCATGAACCGCATTCGCCTGTTCGCCGGGCAGGTGGCCCAGGGCGACCTGCGCGCCGTCATGGACGGCACCTACCGCTTCGAACTGGATGAACTGGCCACCTCCATCCGGACCATGGTGGCCGACCTGAAGGAAAAGCTGGGCTTCTCGCAGAGTGTGCTGGAGGCCATGGTGGTGCCCGTGCTGATCGTGGACCGCGAGGAACGCACGGTGTTCACCAACAAGGCCTGCATGGACATGCTGGAAATCGACACCGATCCCAAGGCGCAGTATGGCCGCACCCTGGCCGAGGTGTTCTACAACGAACCCGGCCGCAAGACCGCCGTAGGCCGCGCCATGAACGAGAAGACCAGCATCAAGAACCTGGAGGTGATCATCACCGGCCACAAGGGCGGCAAGGTGGACGTGCTGGCCAACGTCACCTACCTGCAAGACCTGGACGGCAACATCATCGGCGGCTTCTGCCTGTACATCGACACCACCGAGATGAAGCGCCAGGCCGCCATCATCGCCCAGCAGAACGAACGCATCGCCCGCGCCTCGGCAGAGGCGGACGAGGTTGCCTCGCAACTGGCCGCCGCATCGGAACAGCTTTCGGCGCAAATCGAACAGTCCGCACGCGGCTCGGACATCCAGCGCGAACGTACCGCCGAGGCGGCCACCGCCATGGAACAGATGAACGCCAGCGTGCTCGAGGTGGCCCGCAATGCAGGCGGCGCCGCCGAAATGGCCGAAAAGGCCAAGACCCGCGCCCAGGATGGGGCCGAGGTGGTGGACGGCTCGGTGCGCACCATCCAGCATGCCCACGACCTGGCATCGCACCTCAAGGCCGACATGGCCGAACTGGGCACCCAGGCCCAGGGCATCGGCCAGGTCTTGAACGTCATCGCCGACATCGCCGACCAGACCAACCTGCTGGCCCTGAACGCCGCCATCGAGGCTGCGCGAGCCGGTGACGCCGGGCGCGGCTTTGCCGTGGTGGCCGATGAAGTGCGCAAGCTGGCCGAAAAGACCATGACCGCCACCAACGAGGTGGGCAGCGCCATCCGGGGCATTCAGGAAAGCGCGCGCAAGAACATCGACAACACCGAAAAGGCCACCGCCGCCATCGAGGAAGGCACGGGCATGGCCCGCCGCTCGGGAGATGTGCTGCGCGAGATAGTGGGCCTTGTGGAAAGCACCGCCGACCAGGTGCGGTCCATCGCCACGGCGTCGGAACAGCAGTCCGCCGCCAGCGAGGAAATCAACCGCTCCACCGACGAGATAACCCGTATCGCCGCAGAAACGGCGGAAGCCATGCGCCATTCGTCGCAGGCGGTGGAAGACGTCTCGCGGCTGGCATCGGACCTCAAGCGGGTCATTGGCGACATGCGCAGCTAG
- a CDS encoding peptidylprolyl isomerase, which produces MAASAQRGHTVIKLETSMGDIVIELDDEKAPKTAANFREYVAAGHYDGTIFHRVIDGFMIQGGGYDEKMHEKPTREPVENEANNGLRNEKYTLAMARTMAPHSATAQFFINVKDNAFLDHRAPTMQGWGYAVFGKVIEGTDVVDKIKAVRTATVGSFENVPTTPVVIKKATVLPK; this is translated from the coding sequence ATGGCGGCTTCGGCACAGAGGGGACACACGGTGATCAAGCTGGAAACGAGCATGGGCGACATCGTCATCGAACTGGATGACGAAAAGGCCCCCAAGACCGCCGCCAACTTTCGCGAATACGTCGCGGCGGGCCACTACGATGGCACCATCTTCCACCGCGTCATCGACGGTTTCATGATCCAGGGTGGCGGCTACGACGAGAAGATGCACGAAAAGCCCACCCGCGAACCTGTCGAGAACGAGGCCAACAACGGCCTGCGCAACGAAAAGTACACCCTGGCCATGGCCCGCACCATGGCCCCGCATTCCGCCACCGCCCAGTTCTTCATCAACGTGAAGGACAACGCCTTCCTCGACCACCGCGCGCCCACCATGCAAGGGTGGGGCTACGCCGTGTTCGGCAAGGTGATCGAAGGCACCGACGTGGTGGACAAGATCAAGGCGGTGCGTACCGCCACCGTGGGTTCGTTCGAGAACGTTCCCACCACCCCCGTGGTCATCAAGAAGGCCACCGTGCTGCCCAAGTAG
- the dapF gene encoding diaminopimelate epimerase encodes MSGKARTVPIHKLHGCGNDFVFIDNRALGLPVVAMPDWARSVCRRAFGVGADGLVFLDETPKGREGDYIWHFYNADGSRAEMCGNASRCAALLAVELGFAGPKHVFGTDAGLIRAEADVAGGMAKVELTPPRDLALGIELDLGEGRDMVHFVNTGVPHAVVFKRDASAVDVRTLGAALRRHAHFAPAGTNANFAQVIDRRNIHLRTFERGVEDETYACGTGAAAGAYIAHALGLTESTVNVRSSGGEILGISIEGGSVFLSGKAVRVFSGEMFLEGLGLALA; translated from the coding sequence ATGAGCGGCAAGGCACGCACCGTACCCATCCACAAGCTGCATGGGTGCGGCAACGACTTCGTATTCATCGACAACCGGGCACTGGGCCTGCCCGTCGTGGCCATGCCCGACTGGGCCCGCTCCGTGTGCCGCCGCGCCTTCGGCGTGGGCGCCGACGGCCTCGTCTTTCTGGACGAGACGCCGAAAGGCCGCGAAGGCGACTACATCTGGCACTTCTACAACGCCGATGGCTCGCGCGCCGAAATGTGCGGCAACGCTTCGCGCTGCGCCGCGCTGCTGGCCGTGGAACTGGGTTTTGCCGGTCCGAAGCATGTCTTCGGCACCGATGCCGGGCTCATCCGCGCCGAGGCCGACGTGGCCGGCGGCATGGCCAAGGTGGAGCTGACCCCGCCGCGCGACCTGGCCCTGGGCATAGAACTGGACCTTGGCGAAGGCCGCGACATGGTGCACTTCGTGAACACCGGCGTGCCCCATGCCGTGGTATTCAAACGCGACGCCTCCGCCGTGGACGTACGTACCCTAGGCGCCGCGCTGCGCCGCCACGCGCACTTCGCGCCAGCGGGCACCAACGCCAACTTCGCGCAGGTCATCGACCGCAGGAACATCCATCTGCGCACCTTCGAACGCGGCGTGGAGGACGAAACCTACGCCTGCGGCACGGGGGCGGCGGCGGGCGCGTACATCGCGCATGCGCTGGGGCTTACGGAATCCACGGTGAATGTCAGGAGCTCCGGCGGCGAGATCCTTGGCATATCCATTGAAGGCGGCTCGGTGTTCCTTTCCGGCAAGGCCGTGCGCGTCTTCTCCGGCGAGATGTTCCTGGAAGGGCTGGGGCTGGCCCTGGCGTAA